The following are encoded together in the Clostridium sp. BJN0013 genome:
- a CDS encoding GGDEF domain-containing protein, whose protein sequence is MSCKSLNNLHNKEFHELLKIIENADISTVYQPIASLTDGSIIGYEALSRGPRNSLLQNPDKLFSVANLHNRTWELELLCRTKAIERASDIPDDKFLFINVDPYIFKDEKFKRGFTKEFLSKNNISSEIIIFEITEKTSIEDYKNFRSVLNNYIDQEYKIAIDDTGSGYSGLKMLSEIHPHYIKIDMDLIRNIHKDTFKQALIECFVRLSKVTNMKLIAEGIESEEELKTLINLEVYAGQGYFISPPAGAFLDIPDYVKNTILSCHKMKNARFISSSNNYIGKITRLDKPFNTNTTCKIIKEYFHNNNITGACIVNDKFPVGLIMKHSLDSVFATQYGAAIFSRRPISLVMDSNPIIVDYYIPVNQVSKIAMERKIDNIYDYVIVTKNNKYYGIVTIKTLLNYTTMLEYNYAKQLNPLTELPGNSIIENKLRDILSLNKKCCVLYFDLDNFKVYNDTYGFENGDKVIKFTSEVIRSEIGGLFPHNSFVGHIGGDDFFSIIENSLDSCLQLCENIIKKFDTGILDFLNEKDKANGYIKHIDRKGNKDIFTLPSLSIAGIYGNIGNFSSIETIGEKTASIKKEAKSIKKSCYIIKECY, encoded by the coding sequence ATGTCATGTAAATCATTAAATAATCTCCATAATAAAGAATTTCATGAACTATTAAAGATAATTGAAAATGCAGATATTTCTACTGTATATCAGCCCATTGCATCCTTAACAGATGGAAGTATTATTGGATATGAAGCATTAAGTCGTGGTCCTAGAAACTCCTTACTGCAAAACCCTGACAAATTATTTTCCGTTGCCAATCTTCATAACAGAACTTGGGAGCTAGAACTTTTATGTAGAACAAAAGCTATTGAGAGAGCATCGGATATTCCGGATGACAAATTTCTCTTTATCAATGTGGATCCATACATTTTTAAAGATGAAAAATTCAAGCGTGGATTTACAAAAGAATTCCTTTCAAAAAATAATATATCTTCTGAAATAATAATTTTTGAAATAACTGAAAAAACTTCCATAGAAGATTATAAAAATTTCAGATCTGTACTTAATAATTATATAGATCAAGAATACAAAATTGCCATTGATGATACTGGTTCTGGCTACTCAGGTCTTAAAATGCTAAGTGAGATACATCCACATTATATAAAAATTGATATGGATTTAATTAGAAATATCCATAAAGATACTTTTAAACAAGCATTAATAGAATGTTTTGTACGATTATCTAAAGTAACTAATATGAAACTAATTGCTGAAGGTATAGAAAGTGAAGAAGAACTTAAAACATTAATTAACCTTGAAGTTTATGCAGGACAAGGGTATTTTATCAGCCCGCCTGCAGGAGCATTTTTAGATATACCTGATTATGTAAAAAATACTATTTTATCTTGTCATAAAATGAAAAATGCCAGGTTTATTTCTTCTTCAAACAATTACATAGGTAAGATTACACGTTTAGACAAACCATTTAATACAAATACTACTTGTAAAATTATAAAAGAGTATTTTCATAATAATAATATCACAGGGGCATGTATTGTAAATGATAAATTTCCTGTGGGACTTATAATGAAACATTCTTTAGATTCAGTGTTTGCAACTCAATATGGTGCTGCTATTTTTTCCAGACGTCCCATATCTTTAGTTATGGATTCCAATCCTATAATAGTAGATTACTATATCCCTGTAAACCAGGTTTCTAAAATTGCCATGGAACGAAAAATTGACAATATATATGACTATGTCATTGTAACTAAAAATAATAAATATTACGGAATTGTCACCATAAAGACACTCCTTAACTATACTACAATGCTGGAATATAATTATGCAAAACAGCTTAATCCCTTAACAGAATTACCTGGTAATTCAATTATAGAAAATAAACTTAGGGATATTCTTTCCCTTAATAAGAAATGCTGCGTTTTATATTTTGATTTAGATAATTTCAAAGTCTATAATGATACCTATGGATTTGAAAATGGAGATAAAGTAATTAAATTTACATCTGAGGTAATAAGATCAGAAATAGGAGGTTTGTTTCCGCATAATAGCTTTGTAGGCCATATTGGAGGGGATGATTTCTTCTCTATAATAGAAAATTCTTTGGATAGCTGTTTACAATTATGTGAAAATATTATTAAAAAATTCGATACAGGTATATTGGATTTTTTAAATGAAAAAGATAAAGCTAACGGATATATTAAACATATAGACAGGAAAGGAAATAAGGATATATTTACACTTCCTTCCCTATCTATTGCAGGCATCTATGGTAATATAGGAAACTTCTCCAGTATTGAGACCATTGGCGAAAAAACAGCATCCATAAAAAAAGAAGCTAAAAGTATAAAAAAGAGTTGCTATATAATAAAAGAGTGTTATTAA
- a CDS encoding HD domain-containing protein, which yields MEIIESYLSKSEQILILNKYNVHDIALHQLKVTHYALKLFDHINEYYELTKEHRYILYYSALFHDIGYFISKKSHHKHTKQLILTEPILYKIPDDKKILIALIASGHGKSIDPSIKVYSHKVQLKILQLIALLRVADVLDHTHKLKTSLEKIYFENRILKLSISGKSIDKIINKFDKKSHLFQKVFNTSIKLEYS from the coding sequence ATGGAAATTATTGAAAGCTATTTAAGTAAATCAGAACAAATTTTAATTTTAAACAAATATAATGTACATGATATTGCTTTACACCAACTGAAAGTAACGCACTATGCTTTAAAATTATTCGATCATATAAATGAATATTATGAACTTACAAAAGAACATAGATATATATTGTATTATAGTGCACTTTTTCATGATATAGGATATTTTATTAGTAAGAAATCACATCATAAACACACCAAACAGCTTATTTTAACGGAGCCAATACTATACAAAATACCGGATGACAAAAAGATCCTTATTGCCCTTATTGCAAGTGGACATGGTAAATCAATTGACCCCAGTATAAAAGTTTATTCTCATAAAGTTCAACTAAAAATACTGCAATTAATTGCTTTATTGAGAGTTGCCGATGTATTAGACCATACCCATAAACTAAAAACATCCTTAGAAAAAATTTACTTTGAAAATAGAATTCTAAAGCTATCCATCAGTGGTAAAAGCATTGATAAAATTATAAATAAATTCGACAAAAAATCGCATCTATTCCAGAAAGTATTTAATACATCAATAAAGTTAGAATATAGTTAA
- a CDS encoding BlaI/MecI/CopY family transcriptional regulator → MLGKTPKISDSEWEVMKVLWKKSPLTSSEIIEILKEYISWNPKTIHTLISRLVKKDAIEVKKDAPFYLYYPKVSQDECRKMETRSFIKKVYNGSIHLLISNFIKNEKLSDEEIEELKQILDKKNSRRR, encoded by the coding sequence ATGTTGGGTAAAACACCGAAAATATCTGATTCAGAATGGGAGGTAATGAAAGTATTATGGAAAAAATCACCTCTTACCTCTAGTGAGATAATTGAAATTTTAAAAGAATATATTTCTTGGAATCCAAAAACCATTCATACTCTCATTAGTAGATTGGTAAAAAAGGATGCCATTGAAGTAAAAAAAGATGCCCCTTTTTATTTATATTATCCCAAGGTATCTCAAGATGAATGTAGAAAAATGGAAACAAGATCTTTTATTAAAAAAGTTTATAATGGCTCAATTCATCTATTAATTTCTAATTTCATTAAAAATGAAAAATTATCGGATGAGGAAATAGAGGAATTAAAACAAATACTGGATAAAAAAAATAGTAGAAGGAGATGA
- a CDS encoding M56 family metallopeptidase — protein MNLSSIFKMIILSSVIGSVIAIIILIVKRMFKKRLNAFWQYYIWFLLIVRLIIPAGFETPLSKFNKIEFAAEKIQVHSNSSKTTDDLESASKINLQNGSKVSGLKLNEEGSLKETVSKDFNYYFNIAGIIWASGAVFSFLIVLFINGIFVFKINKQPFCKDEDTLRTLEECKSIMNISRSIPIICDRYVNVPSLFGNIKPKILISTELIFKLSVEEKKYIFLHELSHFKRKDIFISWIMLFCGILNWFNPIIWLSLHRMWEDCELACDAYVLSYLKEMEQREYGRTIINLVKLVSDIKYIPGTTGIVSSNSNMKRRIIMIKKFKKSPYKWAIAAICILIALCMTGITNSPIKAEALKNVGEPLEEQQDNINYVNIVKGFLPANSQIVTSGNTKEEDNVLLKDLDNDGQKEIITAYKLSGQPISADEKINLLVLKRVGKKWFKALDESGQGFKLDLVLTADMDGDGREEVLLSRRIGGTVGEIFVYQWNNNMLSKVSGESLYYSKLDIVDVPGKNMKDIAVWQHDTGDAYMIDILKWNGKTFVPEKVDCPNYFKQSVVPYYEQKVKEMPGAGFYWYYLAEAQLKSGDKKGALKSAEKGLKLDTGYPPKEYFNEIEEKASK, from the coding sequence ATGAATCTTTCTTCTATATTTAAAATGATTATTTTATCATCTGTTATAGGAAGTGTAATTGCAATTATCATTCTTATAGTAAAAAGGATGTTTAAAAAAAGGCTTAATGCTTTCTGGCAATATTATATATGGTTCTTGCTTATTGTAAGATTAATTATACCTGCTGGATTTGAAACTCCTTTAAGTAAATTTAATAAGATAGAATTTGCTGCTGAGAAAATTCAAGTACATTCAAATTCATCTAAAACTACCGATGATTTGGAAAGTGCGAGTAAAATTAATTTACAAAATGGCAGTAAAGTTTCAGGGTTAAAATTAAATGAAGAGGGCAGCTTAAAAGAAACAGTATCTAAAGATTTTAACTATTATTTTAATATAGCGGGTATAATTTGGGCATCAGGTGCTGTCTTTTCTTTTCTTATTGTGTTATTTATAAATGGAATATTTGTATTTAAAATAAATAAACAACCTTTTTGTAAGGATGAGGATACACTTAGAACACTTGAGGAATGTAAATCTATTATGAATATTTCAAGATCTATACCAATAATTTGTGATAGATATGTAAATGTGCCCTCACTTTTTGGAAATATAAAACCTAAAATTTTAATTAGTACAGAGTTAATATTTAAGCTTTCTGTTGAAGAAAAAAAGTATATTTTTTTACATGAACTCTCCCATTTTAAGAGAAAAGATATTTTTATAAGCTGGATAATGTTGTTTTGTGGAATACTTAACTGGTTCAATCCTATAATATGGCTTTCCCTCCACAGAATGTGGGAGGATTGTGAATTAGCTTGTGATGCTTATGTACTATCTTATTTAAAAGAAATGGAACAAAGAGAATATGGTAGAACAATTATCAATTTGGTGAAACTTGTATCAGATATTAAGTATATTCCTGGAACTACAGGAATAGTTAGTAGTAATTCAAATATGAAGAGGAGGATAATTATGATAAAAAAATTCAAAAAAAGTCCATATAAATGGGCAATAGCTGCAATTTGTATTTTAATAGCCCTATGCATGACTGGTATAACCAATTCACCTATTAAAGCCGAAGCTTTAAAAAATGTAGGAGAACCACTGGAAGAACAACAAGATAATATAAATTATGTAAATATAGTAAAGGGATTTTTACCTGCAAATTCACAAATTGTAACTTCTGGTAATACAAAGGAAGAAGACAATGTTTTATTAAAGGATTTAGATAATGATGGTCAAAAGGAAATTATAACTGCTTATAAATTATCAGGACAACCAATTAGTGCAGATGAAAAAATAAATTTACTTGTTCTTAAAAGAGTAGGGAAAAAATGGTTTAAAGCTTTAGATGAATCTGGACAGGGCTTTAAGTTGGATTTAGTATTAACTGCAGATATGGATGGAGATGGAAGAGAAGAAGTGCTTTTAAGTAGAAGAATTGGGGGAACTGTAGGAGAGATTTTTGTGTATCAATGGAATAATAATATGTTGAGTAAAGTTTCAGGTGAGAGTTTATATTATTCTAAGCTAGATATAGTAGATGTTCCAGGTAAAAATATGAAAGATATAGCTGTATGGCAGCATGATACTGGGGATGCTTACATGATAGATATTTTAAAGTGGAATGGAAAAACCTTTGTTCCAGAAAAAGTTGATTGTCCTAATTATTTTAAACAGTCAGTGGTACCTTATTATGAGCAAAAGGTAAAGGAAATGCCAGGAGCCGGCTTTTATTGGTACTACCTGGCAGAGGCACAATTAAAGTCAGGGGATAAAAAGGGAGCCCTGAAGTCCGCAGAAAAAGGATTAAAGTTAGATACAGGATATCCTCCAAAAGAATATTTTAATGAGATTGAGGAAAAGGCTTCTAAATAA
- a CDS encoding heavy metal translocating P-type ATPase: MIKNASLKVYGMTCTLCSTTIECAVSEIEGIDKINVSYATEKARFEYDSDKINLEDIKRKIELLGFSVGEENEKNTDKGLTRQEIERNKLRNLFIISAILSIPLILGMILGTTGFCHNTFDPNSANKWGNTMETLRFKSSQLHNWKFQLTLATIVQFIIGFRFYKSSFYALKAKAFTMDLLVVIGTTAAYFYSLYIALFETVTYTLGMVNLYFESSVTIITLVLLGRYLESIAKSKTATSIKALNRLQPKTARILKTNIEHAVPIEKVSIGDILMVKPGEKIPVDGIVLTGYSYVDESMLTGESIPVEKKKDDLVTGASINKNGTFTFKATKVGDDTVFSNIIKLVEEAQESKAPIQKIADKVSGLFIPAVLAVSALTFVIWYFVIFDQQIFIIDIAIIHAVSVLVVSCPCALGLATPAALMVGMGKGAENGVLIKNGEKLEQCCKINTVVFDKTGTLTTGKLHVTDIISFNKKQISSLNIIEEKDLMILAASAEKPSEHPLGEAIYKYGKYNYEDEISTLDYFKYFPGKGVTALVDNKRVLIGNETFLTENSVDLWELKDNLSKLQKQGKTSVLIAVNNILAGAIAMQDKIKDTSADAIKSLNKKNIEIYMITGDNKNTALSVANKLGIKNIIADVQPENKTQEISKLKGKGKVVAMVGDGINDSPALATADIGFAVGSGTDAAIESGDIVLLKEDLRALPEAIELSRITMRKIKQNLFWAFIYNIIAIPIAVTGHLNSVIGAVAMSFSSISVLLNSLSLKRLKL, from the coding sequence ATGATTAAAAATGCTTCATTAAAAGTTTACGGTATGACTTGTACATTATGTTCTACTACAATAGAATGTGCTGTTTCTGAAATTGAAGGTATAGATAAAATAAATGTAAGCTATGCTACTGAAAAAGCAAGATTTGAGTACGATAGTGATAAAATAAACTTAGAGGACATAAAACGAAAAATAGAATTATTGGGTTTTTCTGTGGGAGAGGAAAATGAAAAAAATACAGATAAAGGCCTTACAAGACAGGAAATTGAGAGAAACAAGCTTAGAAATTTATTTATAATATCCGCTATTTTAAGTATTCCATTAATACTAGGCATGATACTTGGTACTACAGGATTCTGCCACAATACTTTTGACCCTAATTCAGCTAATAAGTGGGGAAACACTATGGAAACTTTAAGATTTAAGTCTTCACAGCTACATAACTGGAAATTTCAGCTTACACTGGCCACTATAGTCCAATTCATAATAGGTTTTAGATTTTACAAGAGTTCCTTTTACGCATTAAAGGCTAAAGCATTTACCATGGACTTATTGGTTGTCATAGGAACTACCGCTGCATATTTTTACAGCTTATACATTGCACTTTTTGAAACTGTAACATATACTTTAGGAATGGTAAATTTATATTTTGAATCCTCTGTTACTATAATTACCCTTGTACTTCTTGGAAGATATCTGGAATCCATTGCAAAAAGTAAAACAGCTACTTCCATAAAAGCCCTAAACAGGCTCCAGCCCAAAACAGCCAGAATACTAAAAACCAATATTGAACATGCAGTTCCTATTGAAAAAGTATCCATAGGTGACATTCTAATGGTAAAACCAGGTGAAAAAATACCTGTAGACGGCATTGTACTTACAGGTTACTCTTATGTTGACGAATCAATGCTTACGGGAGAAAGCATACCTGTTGAAAAGAAAAAAGATGATTTGGTAACAGGTGCTTCTATAAACAAAAATGGTACTTTTACTTTTAAGGCTACTAAAGTTGGTGATGATACTGTATTCTCAAACATAATAAAGTTAGTCGAAGAAGCCCAGGAAAGCAAGGCTCCCATTCAAAAAATTGCAGATAAGGTATCAGGATTATTTATACCTGCTGTACTCGCTGTATCAGCCCTTACATTTGTTATATGGTATTTTGTGATTTTCGATCAGCAGATATTTATTATAGACATTGCTATAATTCATGCTGTTTCAGTTTTGGTAGTATCCTGTCCATGTGCGCTGGGTCTTGCTACTCCTGCTGCATTAATGGTAGGAATGGGAAAAGGAGCAGAAAATGGAGTATTAATTAAAAATGGTGAAAAACTAGAACAATGCTGTAAAATCAATACTGTGGTATTTGACAAAACGGGAACTTTAACCACAGGAAAACTTCATGTTACCGATATTATTTCATTTAATAAAAAACAAATTTCATCTTTAAATATTATCGAAGAAAAAGATTTGATGATTTTAGCTGCATCAGCTGAAAAACCTTCTGAGCATCCTCTTGGAGAAGCTATATACAAATATGGAAAATATAATTATGAAGATGAAATAAGTACTCTGGATTATTTTAAGTATTTTCCAGGTAAAGGTGTAACTGCACTTGTGGATAACAAAAGGGTCCTTATAGGAAATGAAACCTTTTTAACGGAAAATTCAGTGGATTTATGGGAACTTAAAGATAACTTAAGTAAACTCCAAAAACAGGGAAAAACATCTGTGCTAATAGCAGTTAACAATATTTTAGCCGGAGCTATTGCTATGCAAGATAAAATAAAGGATACTTCAGCAGATGCCATTAAATCTCTTAACAAAAAGAATATAGAAATTTATATGATCACAGGAGATAATAAAAATACAGCCCTATCGGTTGCAAATAAGCTTGGTATAAAAAATATAATAGCAGATGTACAGCCAGAAAACAAAACTCAGGAAATTTCCAAATTAAAAGGCAAAGGAAAAGTGGTAGCCATGGTGGGAGACGGCATAAACGATTCCCCTGCTCTTGCTACAGCAGATATAGGATTTGCCGTGGGATCAGGTACTGACGCTGCCATTGAAAGTGGTGACATAGTACTTTTAAAAGAAGATTTAAGAGCTCTACCGGAGGCAATAGAACTTTCCAGAATAACTATGAGAAAAATAAAACAAAATTTATTTTGGGCTTTTATCTATAACATAATTGCCATACCAATTGCAGTAACAGGACATTTGAATTCTGTAATAGGTGCTGTAGCTATGTCATTTAGCTCCATATCTGTTTTATTAAACTCACTAAGCCTTAAAAGATTAAAACTCTGA
- a CDS encoding MFS transporter, which translates to MNKNWEKNIILFLASQTISLFGTSLVQYAIIWFITLKTQSGVMMTISIVSGFLPTFFLSPFAGVWADRYSRKILIILSDSFIAISTFVLAILFLLGYDEVWLLFVISAIRALGTAVQTPAIGAFIPQLVPENKLTKVNATNGSIQSIVMLISPMISGALLTIATIEVIFFIDVVTAAIAIFMLILFLHVPAHNKALKKQTNGYFIDMKKGIMYIKNHEYIKKFFLFCMVFFFLSAPAAFLTPLQVSRSFGNDVWRLTSIEIAFSSGMILGGVIMAYWGGFKNRIYTMALSSFLIGICTFLLGVTPNFILYLFFMGLVGIAIPLFNTPSMVLLQEKVQEDFLGRVFGVLTMISSSMMPLGMLIFGPMSDIIKIEWLLIGTGIFMFIQSFFLISSKILIENGESNLKTE; encoded by the coding sequence ATGAATAAAAATTGGGAAAAGAACATAATACTTTTTTTGGCTAGTCAGACTATATCCCTTTTTGGAACATCTTTAGTTCAATATGCAATTATATGGTTTATTACATTAAAAACACAGTCTGGAGTTATGATGACCATATCAATTGTCAGTGGTTTTCTCCCTACATTTTTTCTTTCTCCTTTTGCAGGGGTGTGGGCTGATAGGTACAGTAGAAAAATATTGATTATTTTATCGGATTCTTTTATTGCAATATCAACGTTTGTACTGGCGATATTATTTCTCTTGGGATATGATGAAGTGTGGCTGCTCTTTGTTATATCTGCCATAAGGGCTCTTGGAACGGCCGTTCAAACTCCAGCAATAGGTGCATTTATTCCTCAGCTTGTACCTGAAAATAAACTCACCAAAGTTAATGCCACAAATGGAAGTATACAATCAATTGTTATGTTGATATCTCCTATGATTAGCGGAGCGCTTCTTACTATAGCTACAATAGAGGTAATATTTTTTATAGATGTTGTAACTGCAGCTATAGCAATTTTTATGTTAATTTTATTTTTACACGTTCCTGCTCATAATAAGGCATTAAAAAAGCAGACCAATGGTTATTTTATAGATATGAAAAAGGGAATTATGTATATCAAAAATCATGAGTATATTAAGAAATTCTTTTTATTTTGTATGGTATTTTTCTTTTTATCGGCTCCAGCTGCATTTTTAACCCCACTGCAGGTATCACGAAGTTTTGGAAATGATGTATGGAGGTTAACTTCAATTGAAATTGCTTTTTCCAGTGGTATGATATTAGGAGGAGTTATTATGGCTTATTGGGGAGGATTTAAAAATAGGATTTATACAATGGCATTGTCAAGTTTTCTCATAGGAATATGTACTTTTTTACTTGGAGTTACACCTAATTTTATATTATATTTGTTTTTTATGGGTTTAGTTGGAATAGCTATTCCGCTGTTTAATACACCTTCTATGGTATTATTGCAGGAGAAAGTACAAGAGGATTTTTTAGGCAGGGTATTTGGAGTGCTGACTATGATATCCAGCTCCATGATGCCCCTTGGAATGCTTATATTTGGACCAATGTCAGATATTATTAAAATAGAATGGTTACTTATAGGAACGGGCATATTTATGTTTATTCAAAGTTTTTTCTTAATAAGTAGTAAAATATTAATAGAAAATGGAGAATCAAATTTAAAAACTGAATAA
- a CDS encoding DUF1186 domain-containing protein: MNRLLEQIEYVNGKFPEKQLREIINRKEEFIPELLEILETVKYNYEEIVEKPGYFLHIYASYLLAQFKEKQSFLLIIDLVSLPGEITYNIFGDVITEDLHRILASVCNGNIEPIKKLLEDENVNEYVKIAAIKTFSVLWVEGVISKGEIVEYYRSLFKEKLKRECSVVWGSLVSNCCEICPDELYEEIKEAYKDNLIETFYISLEEVKENFNIEDDERILNLKMRGYEFIRDTIKDLKYWPCFRQNIKSQSQNATHIQRKIPDKKKKKRKQIKASKKQQRRNK; this comes from the coding sequence ATGAATAGACTATTAGAACAAATTGAATATGTTAATGGTAAATTTCCAGAAAAACAGCTAAGAGAGATAATAAATAGAAAGGAAGAATTTATTCCAGAATTACTTGAAATATTAGAAACTGTTAAATATAATTATGAAGAAATTGTAGAAAAACCCGGGTATTTTTTACATATATATGCAAGTTATTTATTAGCACAATTTAAAGAAAAACAGAGTTTTTTACTAATTATAGATTTAGTCAGTTTACCTGGCGAAATTACATATAACATTTTTGGCGATGTGATTACAGAAGATCTACATAGAATTCTGGCATCTGTTTGTAATGGAAATATTGAACCAATCAAAAAATTATTGGAAGATGAAAATGTTAATGAGTACGTAAAAATTGCTGCCATTAAAACATTTTCAGTATTATGGGTAGAAGGTGTTATATCCAAAGGTGAAATAGTTGAATACTATAGAAGCTTATTTAAAGAAAAATTGAAAAGAGAATGTTCTGTTGTTTGGGGTAGTTTGGTAAGTAACTGCTGTGAAATATGCCCGGATGAATTATATGAGGAAATTAAAGAAGCTTATAAGGATAATTTAATAGAGACTTTCTATATATCTTTAGAAGAAGTAAAAGAAAATTTTAATATTGAAGATGATGAAAGAATTTTAAACTTAAAAATGAGAGGATATGAGTTTATCAGGGATACCATTAAAGATTTGAAATATTGGCCATGTTTTCGGCAGAATATTAAATCTCAATCACAAAATGCAACCCATATTCAAAGGAAAATTCCAGATAAAAAGAAGAAAAAAAGAAAGCAGATAAAAGCTTCTAAGAAACAGCAGAGAAGAAATAAATAG
- a CDS encoding biotin transporter BioY: MNLKIRDITIVAIFTALTAILAQISIPLPFSPVPITFQVMAVYISAIILGSRLGALSQITYVLLGAVGIPIFVNFQGGLNVVLGPSGGYLISYPIIAFMVGKISDKNLSFIHSAAILIASLLLCYGMGVVQLSFITNITIKKAIVLGALPFIPLDIIKIALSYLLGGRIRVALVKTHLIKC, from the coding sequence ATGAATTTAAAAATAAGAGATATTACTATAGTAGCTATTTTTACAGCTTTGACAGCTATTTTAGCCCAAATTTCCATTCCACTTCCTTTTAGTCCCGTGCCAATTACTTTTCAAGTAATGGCAGTCTACATATCCGCAATAATCCTAGGAAGTAGACTTGGTGCACTATCTCAAATTACATATGTACTTTTAGGTGCAGTGGGAATTCCTATTTTCGTTAATTTTCAAGGAGGATTAAATGTGGTATTGGGACCATCAGGCGGATATCTTATATCCTATCCTATAATAGCTTTTATGGTAGGAAAAATATCAGATAAAAATTTATCATTTATACATTCAGCCGCAATATTAATTGCTTCTTTACTGCTTTGCTATGGAATGGGAGTAGTCCAACTTTCATTTATAACGAATATTACAATTAAAAAAGCTATAGTACTAGGTGCCCTTCCCTTTATACCATTGGATATTATAAAAATTGCATTATCTTATTTATTGGGGGGTAGAATAAGGGTAGCTCTTGTGAAAACCCATCTTATAAAATGTTAA
- a CDS encoding DUF1284 domain-containing protein: MLTLRAHHLLCIQGYRGYGYSTDFTQNMDKIISQLKKDISIKIKVVANADEICFCCPNNTVEKLCHYEFKIKFLDKKVLNLLELNLNQIYTYKYILNTLYKEINFKNFKNICSTCQWFKYGYCKEGLGL; the protein is encoded by the coding sequence ATGTTAACACTGAGAGCTCATCATCTATTATGTATTCAAGGATACAGAGGTTATGGCTATAGTACAGATTTCACCCAAAATATGGACAAAATAATTTCCCAGCTAAAAAAAGATATTTCCATCAAAATAAAAGTTGTAGCAAATGCAGATGAAATTTGTTTCTGCTGTCCCAACAATACAGTAGAAAAATTATGCCATTATGAATTTAAAATTAAATTTCTTGATAAAAAGGTGTTAAATCTATTGGAATTAAATCTAAATCAAATTTACACTTACAAATATATTTTAAATACTCTTTATAAAGAAATAAACTTTAAAAACTTTAAAAATATATGCAGCACCTGCCAATGGTTTAAATATGGATATTGTAAAGAAGGACTGGGGCTGTGA